In one Candidatus Eisenbacteria bacterium genomic region, the following are encoded:
- a CDS encoding 2-oxoacid:ferredoxin oxidoreductase subunit beta yields MTPPTSAPVNRIGLTASDYKGSKSTLCPGCGHDAITASIIQAAFELGLEQHRVAKLSGIGCSSKTPAYFLGRSHSFNAVHGRMPSIATGVHVANRELILLGVSGDGDSASIGLGQYCHLIRRNVPVVYIIENNGVYGLTKGQFSATADVGSKAKAGQVNDYMPIDLCAVAIELGCGFVARSFSGDPKQLRPILKAAFSHRGTAVLDVISPCVTFNNHEGSTKSYLNVKEHDAPLHEISFVPHFENIEVDYAPGETREVSLHDGSRIVLKKLEEDYDPTDRTRAIGMIHQGRAENRFMTGILYLDQGKEPLDRELNLVDEPLASLPLERVRPPKAALEEVMAGLKIGKG; encoded by the coding sequence TTACAAGGGATCGAAGTCCACGCTCTGCCCCGGCTGCGGGCACGACGCGATCACGGCGAGCATCATCCAGGCGGCGTTCGAGCTGGGCCTGGAGCAGCACCGCGTGGCGAAGCTCTCGGGGATCGGCTGCTCCAGCAAGACGCCGGCCTACTTCCTGGGCCGGTCGCATTCATTCAACGCCGTCCACGGCCGGATGCCGTCGATCGCGACCGGCGTCCACGTCGCCAACCGGGAGCTGATCCTTCTCGGAGTCTCCGGAGACGGAGACAGCGCGTCGATCGGGCTCGGCCAGTACTGCCATCTCATCCGCCGCAACGTTCCGGTCGTCTACATCATCGAGAACAACGGCGTCTACGGCCTCACGAAGGGGCAGTTCTCCGCGACCGCGGACGTCGGCAGCAAGGCGAAGGCGGGCCAGGTGAACGACTACATGCCGATCGATCTCTGCGCGGTCGCGATCGAGCTGGGCTGCGGCTTCGTCGCGCGCTCGTTCTCGGGGGATCCCAAGCAGCTCCGGCCGATACTCAAGGCGGCTTTCTCCCACCGCGGGACGGCCGTCCTCGACGTGATCAGCCCCTGCGTCACGTTCAACAACCACGAGGGATCGACGAAGAGCTACCTGAACGTGAAGGAGCACGACGCCCCGCTCCATGAAATCAGCTTCGTTCCGCACTTCGAGAACATCGAGGTCGACTACGCGCCAGGCGAGACCCGGGAGGTGTCCCTCCACGACGGCTCGCGGATCGTGCTGAAGAAGCTGGAGGAGGACTACGACCCGACCGACCGGACGCGGGCGATCGGGATGATCCACCAAGGGCGGGCGGAGAACCGATTCATGACGGGAATTCTCTACCTCGATCAGGGGAAGGAGCCTCTGGATCGGGAGCTCAACCTGGTGGACGAGCCGCTCGCGTCGCTGCCGCTCGAGCGGGTCCGCCCTCCCAAGGCCGCCCTCGAAGAGGTCATGGCCGGCCTGAAGATCGGAAAGGGTTAA
- a CDS encoding rhomboid family intramembrane serine protease — protein MNGRFEQPRQIVLGGPLSPGVRTLLFATVGVYVFQVLAGFLAQVRFDRLFGLVPYDVTHHLFLWQMVTYMFLHGGFLHLLLNMLALWMFGTELEWLWGTQRFFRFYFVTGIGAALCSTLVTPGSTIPIIGASGAIYGLLAAYGLLFPERTLLLYFVIPIKAKYFVLILGAITFWSSLTSNGGGVAHVAHLGGMLFGWLYLRGPTPWRGWRGFRFRNPFRGMRDRWRRERLRKKFKVYYRETRGDDDPPQDG, from the coding sequence GTGAACGGTCGATTCGAGCAGCCTCGTCAGATCGTCCTCGGCGGCCCGCTCTCGCCCGGCGTCCGGACGCTCCTCTTCGCGACCGTGGGCGTCTACGTCTTCCAGGTGCTCGCCGGATTTCTCGCCCAGGTGCGCTTCGACCGGCTCTTCGGCCTGGTGCCGTACGACGTCACCCACCATCTCTTCCTGTGGCAGATGGTGACCTACATGTTTCTCCACGGCGGCTTCCTCCATCTGCTCCTCAACATGCTCGCGCTCTGGATGTTCGGGACGGAGCTGGAGTGGCTCTGGGGAACCCAGAGGTTCTTCCGCTTCTACTTCGTGACCGGCATCGGAGCCGCGCTCTGCTCGACGCTCGTGACTCCGGGCAGCACGATCCCGATCATCGGAGCGTCGGGAGCGATCTATGGCCTCCTGGCCGCTTACGGGCTTCTCTTTCCGGAGCGGACGCTGCTTCTCTACTTCGTCATTCCGATCAAGGCGAAGTACTTCGTTCTGATCCTGGGTGCCATCACCTTCTGGTCCAGCCTGACGTCGAACGGCGGCGGGGTGGCGCACGTGGCGCATCTGGGAGGGATGCTCTTCGGCTGGCTCTACCTGAGAGGGCCCACGCCGTGGCGCGGGTGGCGCGGCTTCCGCTTCAGGAATCCCTTTCGCGGCATGAGGGATCGTTGGCGGCGCGAGCGGCTGCGGAAAAAGTTCAAGGTCTACTACCGGGAGACGCGGGGCGACGACGATCCCCCGCAGGACGGGTAG